Proteins found in one Oryza glaberrima chromosome 4, OglaRS2, whole genome shotgun sequence genomic segment:
- the LOC127769728 gene encoding F-box/LRR-repeat protein At3g26922-like: MDTRVPPVPMGRAMAAEFRRHGDDPDDVQGTVARVLSYIHYALPDPPVSAAARLYALAPHDAVDRISALPDALLRRVVACLPVKDAARTAALSRRWRPLWRSTPLVLVDADLVSFSAAAGAPDDSSKKAREAARGVTHAVSRVIGAHPGPFRCIHLTSSCMEDFQGMLANWLQVLAMKGIQELVLVNRPWPLDLGLPATFFGMATLTRLYLGLWKFPATADLPRGVSFPNLRELGLCSVVMDTQDMDFVLARSPVLETLCIKGNLFRMRIRLASRSLRCAQIIGSSYEEIAVVDTPCLERLIVSGTWRRDGASSGSVKIGNAPALRVFGYLDPAANVLVVGKTAIKSATKVSPSNMVPNVKILALEVRFGVRNDAKMIPNVLRCFPNIERLHIKSGKTDETTGKLNFKFWQESGPIKCIRSSIQMIVFHDFHGARSEVNFLKFFFETTRVLKIVVILFDTGSFSSMDEVRSKVEVLRAAKRPTGCSVLVTPSTEPEECNIWSFKRGSDFSRFDPFTDY, encoded by the exons AGTTCCGGCGGCACGGGGACGACCCGGACGACGTGCAGGGGACGGTGGCGCGCGTGCTCTCCTACATCCACTACGCCCTCCCCGACCcgcccgtctccgccgccgcgcgcctctaCGCGCTCGCCCCTCACGACGCCGTCGACCGCATCAGCGCCCTCCCCGACGCGCTCCTCCGCAGGGTCGTCGCCTGCCTCCCCGTCAAGGACGCCGCGCGCACCGCCGCGCTCTCCCGCCGCTGGCGCCCGCTCTGGCGCTCCACGCCGCTCGTCCTCGTCGACGCTGACCTCgtctccttctccgccgccgccggcgctcccGACGACTCCTCCAAGaaggcgcgggaggcggcgcgcggcgtcaCCCACGCCGTGTCCCGCGTCATCGGCGCGCACCCGGGCCCGTTCCGGTGCATCCACCTCACGTCCAGCTGCATGGAGGACTTCCAGGGCATGCTCGCGAACTGGCTCCAGGTGCTCGCCATGAAGGGCATCCAGGAGCTCGTCCTCGTGAACCGCCCGTGGCCGCTCGACCTGGGCCTCCCCGCCACCTTCTTCGGCATGGCCACGCTCACCCGCCTCTACCTCGGCCTCTGGAAGTTCCCCGCCACGGCTGACCTCCCGCGCGGCGTCTCGTTCCCCAACCTCCGCGAGCTCGGCCTCTGCAGCGTCGTCATGGACACGCAGGACATGGATTTCGTCCTCGCCAGGAGCCCCGTCCTGGAGACGCTCTGCATCAAGGGGAACCTGTTCAGGATGCGCATCCGCCTCGCCAGCCGCAGCCTCCGGTGCGCGCAGATCATCGGCTCCTCCTATGAGGAGATCGCCGTGGTGGACACGCCGTGCCTCGAGCGCCTCATCGTCTCCGGTACATGGAGGCGTGACGGCGCCTCGTCGGGCAGCGTCAAGATTGGCAATGCGCCGGCGCTGCGCGTGTTTGGGTACTTGGACCCTGCAGCAAACGTTCTTGTGGTTGGCAAAACCGCCATCAAG TCCGCGACAAAGGTGAGCCCAAGCAATATGGTACCAAACGTCAAGATCCTTGCTTTGGAGGTGCGTTTCGGTGTCCGCAACGATGCCAAGATGATCCCCAATGTCCTCAGATGCTTTCCCAACATTGAGAGGCTCCACATCAAG TCTGGAAAAACTGATGAAACCACTGGCAAGCTCAACTTCAAGTTCTGGCAGGAGTCTGGTCCCATCAAGTGCATTCGGTCAAGCATCCAGATGATTGTTTTCCATGATTTTCATGGCGCTCGGAGTGAGGTTAACTTTCTCAAGTTTTTCTTCGAGACTACGCGGGTGCTGAAGATAGTGGTCATTTTGTTTGACACTGGAAGTTTTTCTTCGATGGATGAGGTGCGTTCCAAGGTGGAGGTTCTGAGGGCTGCAAAACGGCCGACTGGTTGTTCAGTCCTGGTCACCCCAAGTACAGAACCTGAAGAGTGTAACATTTGGAGCTTCAAGAGAGGATCTGATTTTTCTCGTTTTGACCCTTTCACGGACTACTGA
- the LOC127771972 gene encoding senescence-specific cysteine protease SAG39-like, which translates to MAYTNLSKKLAVAMVTLAVACAHALAARDLVDAAAMAQRHERWMAKHGRAYADDAEKARRLEVFRDNVAFIESVNAAASQHKFWLEENQFADLTNAEFRATRTGLRPSSSRGNRAPTSFRYANVSAGDLPASVDWRGKGAVNPVKDQGDCGCCWAFSAVAAMEGAVKLSTGKLVSLSEQQLVSCDVKGEDQGCEGGLMDDAFDFIIKNGGLAAESDYPYTASDDKCATAGAGATAATIKGYEDVPANDEEALLKAVANQPVSVAIDGGDRYFQFYKGGVLSGATGCATELDHAITAVGYGVASDGTKYWLMKNSWGTSWGEDGYVRMERGVADKEGVCGLAMMASYPTA; encoded by the exons ATGGCTTACACTAATCTCTCCAAGAAACTAGCCGTAGCCATGGTAACACTGGCCGTCGCCTGTGCCCACGCACTCGCGGCGCGCGATCTTGTCGACGCGGCCGCCATGGCGCAGCGGCACGAGCGGTGGATGGCAAAGCACGGCCGCGCctacgccgacgacgccgagaaggcgcggcggctggaggtgtTCAGGGACAACGTGGCGTTCATCGAGTCGGTGAACGCCGCCGCGAGCCAGCACAAGTTCTGGCTGGAGGAGAACCAGTTCGCCGACCTCACCAACGCCGAGTTCAGGGCCACGCGGACGGGGCtcaggccgtcgtcgtcgcgcggcAACCGCGCCCCGACGTCGTTCCGGTACGCCAACGTCAGCGCCGGCGATCTCCCGGCGAGCGTCGACTGGCGCGGCAAGGGCGCCGTCAACCCCGTCAAGGACCAAGGCGATTGCG GGTGTTGCTGGGCGttctcggcggtggcggccatggaGGGCGCGGTGAAGCTGAGCACGGGGAAGCTGGTGTCGCTGTCGGAGCAGCAGCTGGTGTCGTGCGACGTCAAGGGCGAGGACCAGGGCTGCGAGGGCGGGCTCATGGACGACGCGTTCGACTTCATCATCAAGAacggcggcctcgccgcggaGTCCGACTACCCGTACACGGCGAGCGACGACAagtgcgccaccgccggcgccggcgccaccgccgcgaccaTCAAGGGGTACGAGGACGTGCCGGCAAACGACGAGGAGGCGCTGCTCAAGGCCGTGGCGAACCAGCCGGTGTCAGTGgccatcgacggcggcgaccggtaCTTCCAGTTCTACAAGGGCGGCGTCCTCTCCGGCGCCACCGGCTGCGCCACCGAGCTGGACCACGCGATCACGGCGGTCGGGTACGGCGTGGCGAGCGACGGGACCAAGTACTGGCTGATGAAGAACTCGTGGGGCACGTCGTGGGGGGAGGACGGCTACGTCAGGATGGAGAGGGGCGTCGCCGACAAGGAGGGCGTCTGTGGCCTCGCCATGATGGCCTCCTACCCGACGGCGTGA